A window of the Falco rusticolus isolate bFalRus1 chromosome 1, bFalRus1.pri, whole genome shotgun sequence genome harbors these coding sequences:
- the CABP1 gene encoding calcium-binding protein 1 isoform X4, producing MLVSSSWCSVGIFLYSFISSPFFQEIQFGCLKLQCFLNMDRELRPEEIEELREAFKEFDKDKDGFINCRDLGNCMRTMGYMPTEMELIELSQQINMNLGGHVDFEDFVELMGPKLLAETADMIGVKELRDAFREFDTNGDGEISTSELREAMKKLLGQQVGHRDIEEIIRDVDLNGDGRVDFEEFVRMMSR from the exons ATGCTCGTCTCTTCTTCCTGGTGCAGTGTTGGAATTTTCCTATACTCTTTTATATCCTCCCCCTTCTTCCAAGAAATTCAATTTGGATGTTTGAAGTTGCAGTGTTTCCTGAACATG GATAGAGAACTGCGTCCGGAAGAAATTGAAG AATTAAGAGAAGCCTTTAAGGAGTTTGATAAAGACAAGGATGGGTTTATTAACTGCAGGGACCTGGGGAACTGCATGCGAACCATGGGCTACATGCCTACTGAGATGGAGCTAATAGAGCTCTCCCAGCAGATCAACATGAACT TGGGTGGCCATGTGGATTTTGAAGATTTTGTTGAGCTGATGGGACCAAAGCTGCTAGCAGAAACTGCAGACATGATTGGTGTAAAAGAGCTCCGTGATGCCTTCAGAGAG TTTGATACCAATGGTGATGGCGAGATCAGCACCAGTGAGCTGCGAGAAGCCATGAAGAAGCTTCTAGGGCAGCAGGTGGGCCATCGGGATATTGAAGAGATCATCCGGGACGTGGATCTGAATGGAGATGGGCGTGTTGATTTTGAAG AGTTTGTTCGCATGATGTCCCGTTGA
- the CABP1 gene encoding calcium-binding protein 1 isoform X5: protein MGNCVKSPLRNLSKKDRELRPEEIEELREAFKEFDKDKDGFINCRDLGNCMRTMGYMPTEMELIELSQQINMNLGGHVDFEDFVELMGPKLLAETADMIGVKELRDAFREFDTNGDGEISTSELREAMKKLLGQQVGHRDIEEIIRDVDLNGDGRVDFEEFVRMMSR from the exons GATAGAGAACTGCGTCCGGAAGAAATTGAAG AATTAAGAGAAGCCTTTAAGGAGTTTGATAAAGACAAGGATGGGTTTATTAACTGCAGGGACCTGGGGAACTGCATGCGAACCATGGGCTACATGCCTACTGAGATGGAGCTAATAGAGCTCTCCCAGCAGATCAACATGAACT TGGGTGGCCATGTGGATTTTGAAGATTTTGTTGAGCTGATGGGACCAAAGCTGCTAGCAGAAACTGCAGACATGATTGGTGTAAAAGAGCTCCGTGATGCCTTCAGAGAG TTTGATACCAATGGTGATGGCGAGATCAGCACCAGTGAGCTGCGAGAAGCCATGAAGAAGCTTCTAGGGCAGCAGGTGGGCCATCGGGATATTGAAGAGATCATCCGGGACGTGGATCTGAATGGAGATGGGCGTGTTGATTTTGAAG AGTTTGTTCGCATGATGTCCCGTTGA